The following proteins are co-located in the Anaerolineales bacterium genome:
- a CDS encoding oxidoreductase, giving the protein MVSTVVKPHLKSLNGKICLITGASSGIGAATARKLAQQGLKVILVARRTDRLDELAAEINQAGGQAEVISADLSQESERQQVYSLVESRYGQVDILINNAGLGWYGYGTDMPWTIASEILQVNVEASVHFTLLFLKKMRSIGSGHIINIGSISGSLPSQGIALYGATKSFIDNFTTALYRELTGTHLHVSVVRAGPVLTDFCDTAANQEGGLHLPTERMGVTAETIADHVWNLIKHPRRVVYVPFWLGITPYIESLFGWLIDRLGPLLLRFQTRQK; this is encoded by the coding sequence ATGGTGTCTACTGTGGTTAAACCGCACTTGAAGAGCTTGAACGGGAAAATTTGCTTGATCACTGGTGCGTCGAGTGGAATTGGGGCAGCCACCGCACGAAAACTGGCTCAGCAAGGGCTGAAAGTCATCCTGGTGGCTCGTCGGACCGACCGGCTGGATGAGCTGGCTGCCGAGATAAACCAGGCTGGTGGCCAGGCTGAAGTCATCTCTGCCGACTTATCTCAGGAATCAGAGCGCCAACAAGTGTACTCACTGGTCGAGAGTAGATATGGGCAAGTGGATATCCTGATCAACAATGCCGGGTTAGGCTGGTATGGGTATGGTACCGACATGCCCTGGACAATCGCTTCGGAAATCCTACAGGTGAATGTCGAAGCTTCGGTTCATTTCACCTTGCTATTCTTGAAGAAAATGCGCTCAATCGGATCTGGACATATCATAAATATCGGCTCGATTTCGGGCAGCTTGCCTAGCCAGGGGATTGCCCTTTACGGTGCCACGAAATCGTTCATCGACAACTTCACCACGGCCCTGTACCGTGAGCTAACCGGAACCCACTTGCATGTCAGCGTGGTGCGCGCCGGTCCGGTCCTTACCGATTTTTGTGATACCGCTGCTAACCAGGAAGGGGGTCTGCACTTACCCACTGAACGTATGGGGGTAACCGCCGAAACCATTGCTGACCATGTTTGGAATCTAATCAAGCACCCGCGCCGCGTTGTTTATGTGCCTTTTTGGTTGGGAATCACACCGTATATTGAAAGCCTGTTTGGCTGGCTCATCGATCGTCTTGGCCCGCTGCTCTTGCGCTTCCAAACCAGGCAAAAATAA
- a CDS encoding epimerase, whose product MNLITGATGHIGNVLVRMFSERGVKVRAMVMPGEDSSPLNSLDVEIVESDVLDYQSLLKAFSNIEVVYHLAGMISILPGRDDLLRAVNVMGTRNVIEAARSSGVRRLVYTSSIHALQRVPEGILIDETVPFDIEHAISSYDSSKASASLDVLNAVHDGLDAVIVCPTGVIGPYDFRTSEMGQLILDCVEEKTMFYVDGAYDFVDVRDVAQGLILAGERGRCGESYILSGERIAVFDIIKIVQEVIGKRLFSLKIPFSLATFTAKLTPLYYRLTRIKPRFTSYSLATIISNSHISHSKAQRELGYHPRPLRESLSDTVKWIKYQKLIKKAGHKYPVSE is encoded by the coding sequence ATGAATTTAATCACCGGTGCTACCGGGCACATAGGGAATGTATTGGTACGCATGTTTAGTGAACGTGGCGTAAAAGTTCGCGCCATGGTCATGCCAGGAGAGGACTCTTCCCCATTGAATAGCCTGGATGTCGAAATCGTTGAATCAGACGTCCTTGATTACCAATCACTGCTCAAGGCTTTTAGTAATATTGAAGTCGTCTATCATCTGGCCGGGATGATATCGATTCTGCCGGGTAGGGATGATTTATTACGTGCTGTAAATGTCATGGGGACACGCAATGTGATTGAGGCTGCACGTAGCAGTGGTGTCCGTCGCCTGGTTTATACCAGCTCCATTCATGCCCTTCAACGAGTTCCAGAGGGCATCCTTATCGATGAAACGGTGCCATTTGATATTGAACACGCCATCAGCAGTTATGACTCATCCAAAGCCAGTGCTTCTTTGGATGTCTTGAACGCGGTACACGATGGTTTGGATGCAGTCATTGTATGCCCCACGGGAGTAATCGGTCCTTATGATTTTCGAACCTCTGAAATGGGACAATTAATCCTGGATTGCGTCGAAGAAAAAACCATGTTTTATGTCGATGGAGCCTACGATTTTGTGGATGTCCGTGATGTGGCCCAAGGCCTCATCCTGGCCGGCGAAAGAGGCCGTTGCGGTGAAAGTTATATCTTGTCCGGTGAGCGGATAGCTGTCTTTGATATTATTAAAATCGTCCAGGAAGTTATTGGCAAGCGTCTCTTCAGTCTAAAAATTCCCTTTTCATTGGCAACATTCACTGCTAAACTCACACCTCTTTACTATCGCCTGACTCGAATTAAGCCGCGCTTTACCTCCTATTCTCTGGCTACGATTATCTCAAATTCTCATATCAGCCATAGCAAGGCCCAACGTGAGCTAGGCTACCACCCGCGCCCCTTGCGCGAATCACTTTCTGATACGGTAAAGTGGATTAAATATCAAAAACTCATCAAGAAGGCCGGTCATAAGTACCCGGTCAGTGAGTGA
- the rsmA gene encoding ribosomal RNA small subunit methyltransferase A: MDPSVTLPNLDIARLLRDYGLHPNKSLGQNFLVDESALHKVIEAAEIRNQDVVLEIGAGLGSLTRLLASAAEKVIAVEIDKSLIPALKNVVWHFPNVQVVEGDILAYDPVELVSGAEYLVVANIPYNITSALIRHLLECSHPPRRLVLTVQREVAERICAGQGDMSLLALSVQVYGHPVMVAHIPAGAFYPPPRVDSTVIRIDLHADPLIPPEKLDVFFQLTKAGFSQKRKTLRNALAGGLHLAPSSTAALLTQAKIDPMRRAETLSINEWHQLVDEYYTMLVVS; the protein is encoded by the coding sequence GTGGATCCTTCCGTGACCCTGCCAAATTTAGATATCGCTCGTTTGCTGCGTGATTATGGCTTACACCCCAACAAATCGCTTGGGCAAAATTTCCTGGTGGATGAAAGTGCCTTGCACAAGGTGATCGAAGCCGCAGAGATACGCAACCAGGATGTTGTACTGGAAATCGGTGCAGGTTTGGGAAGCCTCACCCGTCTCCTCGCATCAGCTGCTGAAAAAGTCATCGCCGTTGAGATCGATAAGAGCCTGATACCAGCATTAAAAAACGTAGTGTGGCACTTCCCCAATGTTCAGGTGGTGGAGGGAGATATCCTGGCGTATGACCCGGTTGAGCTCGTCTCTGGCGCTGAATATCTGGTGGTCGCTAATATCCCCTACAACATCACCTCCGCCCTTATTCGCCATCTCCTGGAATGTAGCCATCCACCTCGCCGCCTTGTATTAACCGTCCAAAGGGAGGTAGCGGAACGCATCTGTGCTGGACAAGGTGATATGAGTTTACTGGCTCTTAGCGTCCAGGTGTATGGACATCCCGTCATGGTTGCGCACATCCCGGCAGGTGCATTTTACCCGCCCCCGCGGGTGGATTCAACGGTCATTCGTATCGACCTGCATGCTGATCCTCTCATCCCGCCCGAAAAGCTCGACGTGTTTTTCCAGCTAACGAAAGCGGGGTTTAGCCAAAAACGGAAAACGCTGCGTAATGCCCTGGCAGGTGGCCTGCATCTGGCACCCTCCAGCACTGCGGCTTTGCTGACCCAAGCTAAGATTGACCCAATGCGTCGGGCTGAAACCCTGAGCATAAATGAATGGCATCAGCTAGTGGATGAGTATTACACGATGCTGGTTGTCAGTTAA
- a CDS encoding acyl-CoA dehydrogenase — MDYDLTDEQRMWRAAVHDFVAREVKPNAHEVDEKAEFNWPAIRKMGPLGMLGLNIPEEYGGSGVDAVSAAIAIEELGWGCGSTALAIAAHNGLGTAPIVLYGTEEQKRKYLPLVASGKNKLGSLALTEPGAGSDIQGGIRTHAELYSGEWVINGSKAWCTNASIAEYIITLVRTDPAGGPHSLSMIIVPTDTPGLHIAPAEKKMGLRGSPTHAVTYEDVRLPESYLLGNLGRGLQQTLTTLDGGRISIGALSVGLAQSAMEDAIRYAKERQTFGRPIAEHQAIQWMLADAATEIQAARLMIYFAAWLKEQKRSFTKEASMAKLFATEMAERVCRNAIQIHGGYGYSREYPVELTYRDARLMTIGEGTSEVQRMVIARKLLT; from the coding sequence ATGGATTATGACCTGACTGATGAGCAGCGCATGTGGCGTGCAGCGGTGCACGATTTTGTTGCCCGTGAAGTAAAACCCAACGCTCATGAAGTAGATGAGAAGGCTGAATTTAATTGGCCTGCCATACGGAAGATGGGCCCTCTCGGCATGCTCGGTTTGAATATACCTGAGGAATATGGTGGTTCGGGGGTGGATGCCGTCAGTGCCGCCATCGCCATTGAAGAGCTGGGCTGGGGGTGTGGCTCCACCGCGCTTGCCATCGCCGCGCACAATGGCCTGGGCACAGCACCGATCGTCCTCTATGGCACGGAGGAGCAGAAAAGGAAATACTTGCCACTCGTCGCTTCTGGAAAGAACAAACTTGGCTCACTGGCTCTTACTGAACCTGGCGCGGGTTCAGATATCCAGGGTGGCATCCGCACCCATGCGGAGTTATACTCTGGGGAATGGGTGATCAACGGTTCTAAAGCCTGGTGTACCAACGCCAGCATTGCTGAGTACATCATTACCCTGGTACGGACGGATCCTGCCGGAGGCCCACACTCATTGAGCATGATCATCGTCCCAACCGATACCCCCGGCTTGCACATTGCACCCGCAGAGAAAAAAATGGGCCTGCGAGGCTCCCCGACGCACGCTGTGACCTATGAAGATGTGCGCCTGCCTGAGAGTTACCTGTTAGGCAATCTTGGCCGTGGTTTACAACAAACCCTAACCACCCTCGATGGAGGGCGTATCAGTATCGGTGCCCTGTCTGTTGGTCTCGCTCAATCTGCTATGGAAGATGCCATTCGGTACGCCAAGGAACGCCAGACTTTCGGACGACCGATCGCCGAACACCAGGCCATCCAGTGGATGCTTGCCGATGCTGCCACCGAAATCCAGGCTGCTCGCCTCATGATATACTTTGCTGCCTGGCTGAAAGAACAAAAACGCTCGTTCACCAAGGAAGCTTCCATGGCAAAGCTATTCGCCACTGAGATGGCCGAGCGGGTTTGCCGGAATGCTATCCAGATTCATGGCGGATACGGCTACAGCCGCGAGTATCCAGTCGAGCTCACTTACCGCGATGCTCGCCTGATGACCATCGGTGAAGGTACCAGTGAAGTCCAGCGTATGGTGATCGCCCGTAAGCTGCTCACTTAG
- a CDS encoding DNA helicase RecG, with amino-acid sequence MVKLPSMRPSLQKLKKFILLEAQHNYDNRSVIGGFERMVEPWVAEALADNLPTELITVVRNRLHDYASLSPKSRYDTLCGLWNRLQRETQETLPALPLPVEQSPAPASAEAARHSLSHRKPPQLPSQPAEVQVSPAKPPSQPAALSAPTTVLPGVGPKHAQTLKRLGLYTLGDMLYNFPRRYDDYTQLKPIRRLVYGEDVTVIGTIVSINSHPIHGGHSQITEAILSDGTGALRLTWFGRYTVASRLNPGSQVVISGKTDQYLGRLVMTNPECEPLEQKNLHTNRIVPVYSLTANIAQRWLRRLMYDVVTYWSPRVADPLTDSTRQLEQLLDLPSALLQAHFPSTADQLRAARYRLAFDEILMLQLGVLSQKRNWQNRSARVYEISDAWLETQVACLPYQLTAAQEKALLDVRTDLASGHPMNRLLQGDVGSGKTVIAALGMAIIAQHSAQSAMLAPTSILAEQHYRNMLGMLAGNGRLSTDSNNDIEYPVKPEEIRLLIGSTPETEKQEIREGLAKGSIKLIVGTHALLEEPVLFANLQLAVIDEQHRFGVEQRSILRNKGENPHLLVMTATPIPRSLALTVYGDLDLTVLDEMPPGRLPIETQVFYPRERERAYVFIRKQIEEGHQVFIIYPLVEENETSEALAAVEEQSRLQKEVFTDYTLGLLHGRMKPDEKDDTMARFCSGEIQILVSTSVVEVGVDIPNATVMLIEGANRFGLSQLHQFRGRVGRSQFQSFCILIPDTPDAAENERLAAMVETNDGFVLAQRDLEQRGPGEFLGTRQSGYSELRLANLTDVHLIEKARRCAQSIFESDPELTNPDHLLLAQSVKLFWSQGQGDIS; translated from the coding sequence ATGGTAAAATTACCATCAATGAGACCGTCCCTCCAAAAATTAAAGAAATTTATCCTGCTCGAAGCTCAGCATAATTACGATAATCGATCAGTCATCGGTGGGTTTGAGCGCATGGTGGAGCCCTGGGTTGCCGAAGCACTGGCTGATAACCTGCCGACTGAGTTGATCACTGTTGTCCGTAATCGCCTGCACGATTATGCCAGCCTGTCCCCCAAATCACGTTATGACACCCTCTGCGGTCTTTGGAATCGGCTCCAGCGCGAGACTCAAGAGACCCTCCCAGCACTGCCTCTGCCGGTTGAGCAGTCACCTGCACCTGCCTCCGCTGAAGCTGCCAGACATTCATTATCGCACCGGAAACCACCCCAGCTTCCCAGCCAACCAGCAGAAGTTCAGGTTTCCCCAGCGAAGCCACCTTCACAACCAGCTGCTCTTTCAGCACCCACGACGGTTTTACCAGGTGTCGGTCCGAAGCATGCCCAAACATTGAAACGCCTCGGCTTGTACACACTTGGGGACATGTTATATAACTTTCCTCGCCGGTATGATGACTACACGCAGCTGAAACCGATCCGCCGCCTGGTTTATGGCGAGGATGTTACTGTGATCGGAACGATCGTATCGATCAACTCCCACCCGATTCACGGTGGGCACTCTCAGATCACCGAAGCGATACTCTCCGATGGTACAGGAGCCTTACGCCTAACCTGGTTCGGCCGGTATACAGTCGCCAGCCGGCTTAATCCCGGCTCGCAGGTGGTCATCTCGGGAAAAACCGACCAGTATCTCGGACGACTGGTCATGACCAATCCTGAATGTGAGCCGCTCGAGCAGAAGAACCTACATACCAATCGCATTGTTCCAGTCTACTCTCTCACCGCAAATATCGCCCAGCGTTGGTTACGCCGTTTAATGTACGATGTAGTCACCTATTGGTCTCCACGGGTCGCCGATCCATTAACTGATTCCACCCGTCAGTTGGAGCAACTGCTGGACCTGCCCAGCGCCTTGTTGCAGGCCCATTTCCCCAGTACGGCAGACCAGTTAAGGGCGGCGCGTTACCGTTTAGCATTCGACGAGATCCTCATGTTACAGCTTGGTGTGCTCAGCCAGAAGCGCAATTGGCAAAACCGCTCCGCCCGGGTCTATGAGATATCCGATGCATGGCTAGAAACCCAAGTAGCATGTTTACCTTACCAGCTCACCGCTGCGCAGGAAAAAGCTCTGCTGGATGTCCGCACTGACCTTGCTTCGGGGCACCCAATGAACCGCCTGCTGCAGGGTGATGTTGGCTCAGGCAAGACAGTCATCGCAGCTTTGGGGATGGCGATCATCGCTCAGCACAGCGCACAATCCGCCATGCTTGCACCCACGAGCATCCTGGCAGAGCAGCATTACAGAAACATGCTTGGAATGCTGGCTGGAAATGGTAGACTCTCGACCGATTCCAATAATGACATTGAATACCCCGTGAAACCAGAAGAGATTCGCCTCTTGATCGGCTCTACCCCCGAAACTGAGAAGCAGGAAATCCGTGAAGGTTTAGCTAAAGGTTCCATTAAGCTTATCGTGGGAACGCATGCCTTGTTGGAAGAACCTGTGCTATTTGCCAACTTGCAACTGGCAGTGATTGATGAGCAGCATCGCTTTGGGGTCGAGCAGCGCTCCATCCTGCGTAACAAGGGTGAAAATCCCCACCTGCTCGTAATGACCGCTACACCTATACCCCGATCACTGGCCCTGACCGTATATGGCGACCTTGATCTCACGGTACTGGACGAAATGCCACCTGGACGGTTGCCTATTGAGACACAGGTTTTTTATCCTCGCGAGCGTGAGCGTGCGTACGTCTTCATCCGAAAACAGATCGAAGAAGGACATCAGGTCTTCATTATCTACCCTTTGGTTGAGGAAAACGAGACCAGTGAGGCTTTGGCTGCTGTTGAAGAGCAGAGCCGCTTGCAAAAGGAAGTATTCACCGATTACACCCTGGGCTTGCTGCATGGCCGGATGAAGCCGGATGAAAAAGATGACACCATGGCCAGGTTCTGCAGCGGTGAGATCCAGATATTGGTCTCCACTTCGGTCGTGGAAGTTGGGGTAGACATCCCCAATGCCACCGTGATGTTGATTGAAGGGGCCAACCGGTTTGGTCTTTCACAGCTGCACCAATTTCGAGGCCGGGTTGGTCGCAGCCAGTTCCAGTCTTTCTGTATCCTGATCCCCGATACTCCAGATGCGGCGGAGAACGAGCGCCTGGCTGCCATGGTCGAGACGAATGACGGCTTTGTGCTCGCCCAGCGTGATCTGGAGCAGCGTGGACCTGGTGAATTCCTCGGCACACGCCAATCCGGCTATTCTGAGCTGCGCTTGGCCAACCTGACCGATGTGCATCTGATCGAAAAAGCCAGGCGTTGTGCTCAGTCAATCTTCGAAAGCGACCCGGAGTTAACCAATCCAGACCACCTGCTCCTGGCCCAATCCGTAAAGCTTTTTTGGAGCCAGGGTCAAGGGGACATCAGCTAG
- a CDS encoding pantetheine-phosphate adenylyltransferase, translating into MSVKACFPGTFDPIHYGHLDIARRAARLFDEVVIAVYDRPMKSLIFPPEERIALAAQTVVDDPKITVVGYSGLTVDFCHKIGAQVIVRGLRVFSDFEYEFRMALANHRLAPDIEVISLITNEEHTFLSSSTVREIAALHGDISSMVPPHVEKALNHRLQELEENEQIFPPTSMRD; encoded by the coding sequence ATGTCAGTCAAAGCGTGTTTCCCAGGAACATTTGATCCCATCCACTACGGTCATTTGGATATTGCGCGCCGGGCAGCCAGACTCTTCGATGAAGTGGTGATCGCAGTCTATGACCGCCCGATGAAATCCCTGATATTCCCGCCTGAAGAGCGCATTGCCCTGGCCGCCCAGACGGTTGTGGACGACCCGAAAATTACGGTTGTGGGATACAGCGGCCTGACCGTCGATTTTTGTCACAAGATTGGAGCCCAGGTGATTGTGCGAGGGTTGCGGGTGTTCTCCGACTTCGAATATGAATTTCGCATGGCCTTAGCCAACCACCGCCTGGCACCCGATATCGAAGTAATCTCATTGATTACCAACGAAGAGCATACCTTTTTATCATCTTCCACCGTGCGGGAGATTGCTGCCTTGCACGGCGATATTAGCAGTATGGTCCCTCCCCACGTGGAAAAAGCTCTCAATCACCGTCTGCAAGAGCTGGAAGAGAATGAACAGATCTTTCCACCCACTTCGATGCGCGATTAA